One window from the genome of Gadus macrocephalus chromosome 7, ASM3116895v1 encodes:
- the LOC132461484 gene encoding olfactory receptor 52K1-like: MTNVSELGVTTFTMASFSGMESLNSVYFCLFFFLYIVIIVENTSLIGLIVLQKSLHEPMYLLVCNLAANGLYGSTALLPAMLKHILSRSHQVTLSSCLLQVFTVHTYAIVEFTILAAMSYDRYVAICRPLHYHTAMPLSKVYKIITLTWLLPFVAFLAMFSLTLNLRFCQPVIERLYCLNYSLVRLSCSDTGYMNVVGIVTVFLYTVPQIVLIFYTYGHILKICVFSSRESQSKALRTCTPHLLTLVNYAIGCFFEIAQSRFELSHLTFESRSFMSLYFLIFPPILNPAIYGMSIQRIRAPVLRIFNGKRKIPAKP, from the coding sequence ATGACAAACGTGTCTGAATTAGGCGTGACCACATTCACTATGGCCTCCTTCTCCGGCATGGAGAGCTTGAACTCTGTGTACTTTTGCCTTTTCTTCTTTCTGTACATCGTCATTATTGTGGAGAACACGTCGTTGATAGGGTTGATCGTGCTGCAGAAGAGCCTGCATGAGCCCATGTACCTGCTGGTGTGTAACCTGGCCGCTAACGGGCTGTACGGCAGCACGGCCCTGCTGCCCGCCATGCTGAAACACATCCTGTCGCGGTCTCACCAGGTGACCCTGTCCAGCTGCCTGCTGCAGGTCTTCACCGTGCACACCTACGCCATCGTTGAGTTCACCATCCTCGCAGCGATGAGCTACGACCGCTACGTGGCCATCTGCCGGCCACTGCACTACCACACCGCCATGCCCCTGAGCAAGGTGTACAAGATCATCACTCTGACCTGGCTGCTGCCGTTCGTGGCTTTCCTGGCCATGTTCTCCTTAACGCTCAACCTCCGCTTCTGTCAGCCCGTCATCGAGAGGTTATACTGTCTTAACTACTCGCTGGTTAGACTGTCCTGTTCAGACACGGGGTACATGAACGTCGTGGGCATAGTCACCGTGTTTTTGTACACGGTGCCACAGATAGTGCTTATCTTTTACACGTACGGGCACATTCTGAAGATCTGTGTTTTCTCATCTAGAGAGTCTCAGTCTAAAGCACTGCGGACCTGCACTCCCCACCTGTTGACCCTGGTTAACTACGCCATCGGCTGCTTCTTTGAAATAGCACAGAGTCGATTTGAGTTAAGTCATTTGACCTTTGAAAGTAGGAGCTTTATGTCTCTCTACTTTTTGATATTCCCCCCCATTCTTAATCCAGCCATATACGGCATGAGCATTCAGCGAATAAGGGCACCTGTTTTGAGGATATTCAATGGCAAGAGAAAGATCCCGGCAAAACCATAA
- the rnf167 gene encoding E3 ubiquitin-protein ligase RNF167 → MVDSGVWDIGARLGLCLALCCTLTPSPTHAYIYAHYVNMSASLFEDLPALFGSELPQQGLRGVLVASRPMNACSAIEPAPLPPQGNANLTKFIVLIKRYECNFDIKVLHAQQAGYSAVIIHNMNSDVLLNMNASNETIAEEIDIPAVFTSYYASQVLREHIIPNEGAYVILKLEVAFPLVYYLIPFTGVVGLIMLVMGLVMVVRCVQYRKRLRRNRLSKEQLKRLPIHKFRKGDDYDVCAICLDDYEDGDKLRVLPCSHAYHSKCVDPWLTQSKKTCPVCKQRVTRPHPDHPESESEEEEEEEEEVVVTARRRDPEGGGGAEGDSERTPLLRPSNPGSPSGSLASSYCATVTVTTAQCLAPSPRCDSPLLGGYHGYYSPEESSDSEGEGAGEVAQPTEDDTARLLGTGGLNV, encoded by the exons ATGGTGGATTCTGGGGTGTGGGACATCGGCGCTCGGCTGGGCCTTTGTCTGGCTCTTTGCTGCACATTGACACCCTCACCTACGCACGCCTACATCTACGCA CATTATGTGAATATGAGCGCATCGTTGTTCGAGGACCTGCCGGCGTTGTTCGGCTCCGAGCTCCCCCAACAGGGTCTAAGG GGTGTGTTGGTGGCGTCTCGTCCAATGAATGCCTGTTCAGCAATAGAGCCAGCCCCATTGCCCCCGCAAGGAAATGCCAACCTCACTAAGTTCATAGTTCTGATCAAACGTTATGAATGTAACTTTGACATAAAG GTCCTTCATGCCCAGCAGGCTGGCTATAGTGCTGTCATCATCCACAACATGAACTCGGACGTCCTGCTCAATATGAACGCCAGCAATG AAACCATCGCGGAGGAGATCGACATCCCCGCAGTGTTCACCAGCTACTATGCCTCCCAAGTTCTCCGGGAACATATAATTCCAAATGAAGG GGCTTATGTGATTCTGAAGCTGGAGGTGGCTTTCCCGCTTGTGTACTATCTCATCCCCTTCACGGGAGTGGTGGGCCTCATCATGCTGGTTATGGGCCTCGTCATG GTTGTACGCTGTGTGCAGTACAGAAAACGTTTGAGGAGGAATCGCCTGTCCAAGGAGCAACTGAAGCGCCTTCCAATCCACAAGTTTAGAAAAG GTGATGACTACGATGTTTGTGCAATCTGTCTGGATGACTACGAAGACGGAGATAAGCTGAGGGTATTGCCGTGTTCTCATG cctacCACTCCAAGTGTGTGGATCCATGGCTCACGCAGAGCAAGAAGACCTGCCCCGTGTGCAAGCAGCGCGTCACCCGGCCCCACCCGGACCACCCCGAGTCCGaatccgaggaggaggaggaggaggaggaggaggtggtggtgaccgCCCGGCGCCGGGACCccgagggcggcggcggcgccgaaGGCGACTCGGAGCGCACGCCGCTGCTCCGGCCCTCCAACCCCGGCTCCCCGTCCGGCAGCCTGGCCAGCTCCTACTGCGCCACGGTCACCGTGACCACCGCCCAGTGCCTGGCGCCGTCCCCCCGCTGTGACTCCCCACTGCTGGGGGGCTACCACGGCTACTACTCCCCCGAGGAGAGCTCAGACTCGGAGGGCGAGGGCGCCGGGGAGGTCGCGCAGCCCACCGAAGACGACACCGCCCGGCTCTTGGGGACCGGTGGGCTGAACGtctga